The Humulus lupulus chromosome 3, drHumLupu1.1, whole genome shotgun sequence genome window below encodes:
- the LOC133825709 gene encoding uncharacterized protein LOC133825709: MAAYLTRVKGYLEKLEGYNIEQIPRERNTHIDTLEFVPVEYLSKPSITEVEVHLINTPKESWVSPIMIYLKDRALPIDKRETRRLAYKVAQYTLVEGVLYKRGFFVLLLRCVDEEEAMKVLYEIHDGECGNHASRPSMARKAMRQGYYWPSMEKDASDFARKYGVSYKIISDNGTQFEGEMFEEYCKEKGIRISFSDVVHPQANGQAQISTENTLSNCSEKALKEY, encoded by the exons ATGGCCGCATACCTAACAAGGGTAAAAGGTTATTTGGAGAAATTGGAGGGGTATAACATAGAAcaaatcccaagagagaggaatacccaCATCGATACACTCGAGTTTGTACCTGTGGAGTACTTATCCAAGCCAAGTATCACTGAAGTAGAGGTTCACTTGATCAACACTCCCAAAGAATCATGGGTCAGCCCAATTATGATATACCTGAAGGATAGAGCTCTACCGATAGACAAGAGAGAAACTCGGAGGCTGGCATATAAAGTCgcccagtacaccctagtagagGGAGTCTTGTACAAGAGAGGATTTTTTGTACTGCTCTTGCGGTGTGTTGATGAAGAGGAAGCAATGAAAGTTCTATATGAAATACACGATGGCGAATGTGGCAACCATGCGAGTAGGCCATCTATGGCCAGGAAAgccatgagacaagggtactactggccctctaTGGAGAAGGATGCTAGTGACTTCgcaagaaa GTATGGAGTGTCGTACAAAATCAtttctgacaatggcacccagtttgagggggaaATGTTCGAGGAGTACTGTAAGGAGAAAGGAATAAGGATAAGCTTCTCGGATGTTGtacatccacaggccaatgggcag GCACAAATtagtactgagaatactctgtcgAATTGCTCTGAGAAAGCTTTGAAAGAGTATTAA